The genomic DNA CCTCCGCCTGGAAGCGATCGGGAGCGATCCGCGTCACGCCGTCTACGTGGCGGAGGCGGCCGGCGGCCCGATGCTCGGATGGGTCCACGTCTTTCTCTACCGGGGAGTGGAGTCGGACGCCCGGGCGGAGATCGGCGGACTGGTCGTCGACGCGGCGCATCGCGGCCGCGGCGCCGGACGGCTGCTGATGGAGGAGGCGGAGCGCTGGGCCCGCGGCAACGGCTGCCGGAGAGTGACGCTGCGATCGAACGTCATCCGGGAGGCGGCGCATCGCTTCTATCGGAAGCTGGGATACGAGCTCCACAAGACGCAGCACGCCTTCCGCAAGGAGCTTTGAAGGCCCGCCCGCCGCCGCGAGGGGCCGGGTTCCGCCGATTGAGGTTGCCGATTGAGGTTACAATAATGCGTTCCTGACGCGGCGCGTGAGGCGGCTTGCGAAGGGGACGGGAGAGACGCCTCAAGTGAATTCCTCTTTGAATGCGTGGGTCGACGAATGTGCCCGGCTCTGCGCCCCGGATCGAGTGGTCTGGTGCGACGGCAGCGCCGAGGAGCGCGACCGCCTGACCCGCGAAGCGCTCGCCTCGGGCGATCTCCTGGCCCTGAACCCGGCCCGGTTGCCCGGATGCACCCTCCACCGGAGCGACCCGCGCGACGTGGCGCGGACCGAGGGCCTCACCTTCGTCTGCCGCCCGCGGAAGGACGACGCCGGTCCCAACAATAACTGGATGGAGCCCGCGGCGGCCTACGAGAAGCTTCGCCCGATCTTCCGCGACTCGATGCGGGGGCGGACGCTCTACGTCGTCCCGTTCCTGATGGGGCCTCCCGGCTCGCCGTTCAGCAAGATCGGCGTCGAGATCACCGACAGCCTCTACGTGGTGCTGAACATGGGGCTGATGACGCGCATGGGGCGCGTGGCGCTGGAGCAGCTCGGCGGCTCCGATCGCTTCACGCGCGGGCTGCATTCCAAGGCCGATCTGAATCCCGACCGCCGGTACATCTGCCACTTTCCCGAGGACGACACGATCTGGAGCGTCGGGTCCGGCTACGGGGGCAACGCCCTGCTCTCCAAGAAGTGCCTGGCCCTCAGGCTCGCCAGCGTCGAGGGGGCGCGCGAGGGGTGGCTGGCGGAGCACATGCTGATCGTCGGGGTCCAAGACCCGGCGGGGAAGATCACCTACCTTTGCGGCGCCTTTCCGAGCGCCTGCGGCAAGACCAACCTGGCCATGCTGGTTCCGCCGCAGCGCTTCGAGGGGTGGCGGGTCTGGACCGTCGGCGACGACATCGCCTGGCTGCGCGTCGGCGACGACGGGCGCCTGTGGGCCGTGAATCCCGAGGCGGGCTTCTTCGGCGTCGCGCCCGGGACGAGCCTGGAGTCAAATCCGAACGCGGCGCGCGCTGTGACGCACGACACGATCTTCACCAACGTCGCCCTGAAGCCCGACGGCACGGTCTGGTGGGAAGGTCTCGAAGCGCCTCCGGAAGAGTGCCTCGACTGGCGCGGGGAGCGGTGGACTCCCCGGCGCTCCGAGACGGCGGCGCATCCCAACAGCCGCTTCACGGTGGCGATCCAGCAGTGCCCCAGCTACTCGCCGGAATGGGAAAACCCCCGGGGCGTCCCGATCAGCGGCATCCTGTTCGGGTCCCGGCGCTCCGACGTGGTGCCGCTGGTGTACGAGGCGTTCGACTGGCCGCACGGCACTTTCCTGGGCGCCACCCTCGCTTCGGAAACGACCGCGGCGGCGACCGGGCGCGTCGGCGTGCTCCGGCGCGACCCCTTCGCCATGCTGCCGTTTTGCGGCTACAACATGGCCGATTACTTCGCCCACTGGCTCGCGGTGGGGGGCGCCCTCAAGCGCCCTCCGCGCATCTTCCGCGTCAACTGGTTCCGGCGCGGTCCGAACGGACGGTTTGTCTGGCCGGGATTCGGCGAGAACCTACGGGTCCTGCAGTGGATCCTGCAGCGATGCGAAGGAACCGGCGGCGCGAAGGAGACGCCGATTGGCCTGCTTCCCGCCGGCGGCTCCCTGGATCTGGAAGGTCTCGATCTCGATCCCGCCGCGGAGGCGATCCTGTTCGGCGTGGATCGCGAGGGTTGGGCGCAGGCGGTGGCGAGCCAGAAGGAATTCCTGGGGCGCTACGGCGATCGCATGCCCGAAGAGATCTGGAGGCAGCATCGGGGGCTCGAGCGGCGCCTGGCCCAGAACCCGGCCTGAGCGGCCCCGGGAAGGCCGTTCAACGATAAGGACCTTCCCAGCGTCCCGCGTAAGCCCATTCCTCCACCGGCTTGCGCACGCGGGGGCCGAGCTCCCGAGTCCTGAGCTCTTCCGAAAGATCCTCCACCTTTCCCGGATGGCCGACCGCGATCATCGCCAGAGGGGTGTGTCCTTCCGGGATCCCGAAGAGGGCTCTCGCCTTCGCCGCGTCGTACCCCGCCATCGGATGGACCACGAGCCCCAGCTCCGTGGCCTGCAGGAGGAGGTTCTCGGTCGCCAGACCGACGTCGTGGAAGGCGTGACGGTTCGGCTTCCCGCCGCGGGCGAACACTTCGGACGCGACCGAGAGAAGCAGCACAGGCGCCTTCCGCGCCCAAGCGTTCCCTTCCGCCAGACAGGAGCGGGCCTGCTCGAGACTCGCGGCATCGCGTCCGTCGAAGATCAGGAAGCGCCAGGG from Candidatus Polarisedimenticolia bacterium includes the following:
- a CDS encoding nitroreductase family protein; this translates as MEKPAPTSHPIHSLIARRWSPRAIDPGRPLPAETVSALLEAARWAPSSNNEQPWRFLIFDGRDAASLEQARSCLAEGNAWARKAPVLLLSVASEVFARGGKPNRHAFHDVGLATENLLLQATELGLVVHPMAGYDAAKARALFGIPEGHTPLAMIAVGHPGKVEDLSEELRTRELGPRVRKPVEEWAYAGRWEGPYR
- a CDS encoding phosphoenolpyruvate carboxykinase (GTP) encodes the protein MNSSLNAWVDECARLCAPDRVVWCDGSAEERDRLTREALASGDLLALNPARLPGCTLHRSDPRDVARTEGLTFVCRPRKDDAGPNNNWMEPAAAYEKLRPIFRDSMRGRTLYVVPFLMGPPGSPFSKIGVEITDSLYVVLNMGLMTRMGRVALEQLGGSDRFTRGLHSKADLNPDRRYICHFPEDDTIWSVGSGYGGNALLSKKCLALRLASVEGAREGWLAEHMLIVGVQDPAGKITYLCGAFPSACGKTNLAMLVPPQRFEGWRVWTVGDDIAWLRVGDDGRLWAVNPEAGFFGVAPGTSLESNPNAARAVTHDTIFTNVALKPDGTVWWEGLEAPPEECLDWRGERWTPRRSETAAHPNSRFTVAIQQCPSYSPEWENPRGVPISGILFGSRRSDVVPLVYEAFDWPHGTFLGATLASETTAAATGRVGVLRRDPFAMLPFCGYNMADYFAHWLAVGGALKRPPRIFRVNWFRRGPNGRFVWPGFGENLRVLQWILQRCEGTGGAKETPIGLLPAGGSLDLEGLDLDPAAEAILFGVDREGWAQAVASQKEFLGRYGDRMPEEIWRQHRGLERRLAQNPA
- a CDS encoding GNAT family N-acetyltransferase, whose amino-acid sequence is MSGAGKPKQGMGAAPAIRPARRGEEEQIARLAGQLGYPATAEEIRLRLEAIGSDPRHAVYVAEAAGGPMLGWVHVFLYRGVESDARAEIGGLVVDAAHRGRGAGRLLMEEAERWARGNGCRRVTLRSNVIREAAHRFYRKLGYELHKTQHAFRKEL